In Chitinophagaceae bacterium, the genomic window TTCTGCTTCAGTTGGTTCAATCGTTGTTGAATTAAATAAATTTAATATATTTTTAATATTTGATTCTTTTTCTATAACTTTATCTACTCTTTTTTGGCTGGCAAGCCCAAGTTTATACCCTATTTTTGTTAGCCTCAGGTCGGCATTATCCTGCCTTAAAAGAGTACGATATTCTGCCCTGCTGGTAAACATGCGGTAGGGTTCATCGGTACCTTTATTTATGAGGTCATCTATTAAAACACCAATATAGGCTTCGCTTCTTTTTAAAACCAGTGGTTCTGCATTGTGGGTAGCATTATAAGCATTAATTCCGGCCATAAGTCCCTGGCAGGCAGCTTCTTCATAACCTGTTGTACCATTTATTTGCCCGGCAAAAAACAGGTTTTTGATTAATTTTGTTTCGAGGCTTGCTTTAAGTTGTGTAGGCGGAAAGTAATCGTATTCTATAGCATAACCTGGTCTGAACATTTTACAATTTTCAAATCCGGGAACAAGCATTAGCGCTTTAAGCTGTACCTGTTCCGGCAAAGAAGTAGAAAAGCCATTTACATAAATTTCTACCGTATTCCAGCCTTCGGGTTCTACAAAAAGCTGGTGCCTTTCTCTTTCAGCAAAGCGGTTTATTTTATCTTCGATACTGGGGCAATACCTCGGTCCCGATCCTTTAATACGGCCCTGGAACATGGGGCTGCTGTTAAATCCGGTTTTTAAAATTTCATGTACCTGTGTATTCGTGTAAGTTACCCAACAACTTTTTTGGCTTTTAGGTAATAGTTTATTTTCTTCCAAAAAACTAAAACCTGATATAAACTCGTCGCCTTTTTGTTCCTCCATTTTAGAGTAATCAAGGCTTCGTCCGTCAATTCTAGGTGGAGTGCCCGTTTTTAGCCTTGCGCTTTCAAAACCCAGATCTACCAATTGCTCGGTAATTCCGGTTGCCGCCTTCTCTGCTACCCTTCCACCACCAAACTGTTTTTCTCCGATATGGATAACCCCATTTAAAAAAGTACCATTGGTAAGTACTACTGCCTTGCCCTT contains:
- the mnmG gene encoding tRNA uridine-5-carboxymethylaminomethyl(34) synthesis enzyme MnmG, whose product is MFPEYDIIVVGAGHAGCEAAAAAANMGSKVLLITMNMQTIAQMSCNPAMGGIAKGQILREVDAMGGYSGIVSDRSMIQFRMLNRSKGPAMWSPRVQSDRMLFSTTWREMLENTPNLDFYQDMVSGLLVKDGYINGVKTGLGHEIKGKAVVLTNGTFLNGVIHIGEKQFGGGRVAEKAATGITEQLVDLGFESARLKTGTPPRIDGRSLDYSKMEEQKGDEFISGFSFLEENKLLPKSQKSCWVTYTNTQVHEILKTGFNSSPMFQGRIKGSGPRYCPSIEDKINRFAERERHQLFVEPEGWNTVEIYVNGFSTSLPEQVQLKALMLVPGFENCKMFRPGYAIEYDYFPPTQLKASLETKLIKNLFFAGQINGTTGYEEAACQGLMAGINAYNATHNAEPLVLKRSEAYIGVLIDDLINKGTDEPYRMFTSRAEYRTLLRQDNADLRLTKIGYKLGLASQKRVDKVIEKESNIKNILNLFNSTTIEPTEAETYLLQIGSSKMVVKQKLAQLLLRPSVSILEMLQFIPSLSEMFKNFDRESLEQTEIQTKYDTYLQKEQELVNKMSMLENLQIPSNFDYEKLVSLSTEAKQKFKKIQPQTLGQASRISGVNPSDVQILMIYMGR